From the Flavimarina sp. Hel_I_48 genome, one window contains:
- a CDS encoding CsbD family protein, translated as MNSDNLEGKWKQVKGQFKQKYGKLTDDDTTYAEGKFDEMVGRMQEKTGKTKEEIRKEIDSM; from the coding sequence ATGAATTCTGACAATTTAGAAGGAAAGTGGAAACAAGTTAAAGGCCAATTTAAACAAAAATATGGCAAATTAACAGATGACGATACTACATATGCCGAAGGTAAATTTGATGAGATGGTAGGTCGCATGCAAGAAAAAACAGGAAAAACCAAAGAAGAAATCCGTAAGGAGATCGATAGCATGTAA
- a CDS encoding SixA phosphatase family protein: MRLPIILLLLVLTTLSCENSEKQKSTTYYFIRHAEKERGPNVGSDPLLTEKGMERAKFWANYFEDKNIDAVYSTDTKRTRATAKPTTEKFNLTTLTYDAQDMYNASFKEKTMGKTVLIVGHSNTTPQFVNKILGKEQYEAIDDSEFGIVFKVTLDEEGNSNVEKKTINSWDTL; the protein is encoded by the coding sequence ATGAGACTCCCAATCATCCTGTTATTATTAGTGCTAACCACACTTTCCTGTGAAAATTCGGAAAAACAAAAATCAACAACCTATTATTTTATTCGGCATGCAGAGAAAGAGCGCGGTCCCAATGTGGGAAGTGATCCTCTTTTAACCGAAAAAGGAATGGAAAGAGCCAAATTCTGGGCAAACTATTTTGAAGATAAAAACATCGACGCCGTTTATAGTACAGATACGAAACGCACCCGTGCCACCGCAAAACCAACCACCGAAAAATTCAATTTGACCACCCTTACCTATGATGCGCAGGATATGTACAATGCTTCATTTAAAGAAAAAACAATGGGAAAAACCGTTCTTATTGTAGGTCACAGCAATACCACACCCCAGTTTGTGAATAAAATCCTGGGCAAAGAGCAATATGAAGCTATTGATGATAGTGAATTTGGTATCGTTTTTAAAGTAACACTTGATGAAGAAGGAAATAGTAATGTTGAGAAAAAAACGATTAACAGTTGGGACACTTTGTAA
- a CDS encoding DUF6503 family protein, with the protein MRILLAFGLFLILISCGQTTKNDPADAIVNKGIAGVGGKILNNATIAFDFRDTHYSAKREKGNYSLTRCSDPACKDTVDVVTNEGFERTINGKRINLADSTAEKYSNSVNSVHYFSVLPYGLDNEAVKKEIADTVQIRGKIYYEVKVSFKQKGGGKDYEDEYMYWINTQDFKVDYLAYNYHVNEGGTRFREAYNPREINGVRVVDYRNYEPKQQFPPLQSLDSLFENGKLKLLSRIDLENVEVTKCPNC; encoded by the coding sequence ATGAGGATTTTGCTAGCTTTTGGCCTGTTTTTAATACTGATCTCCTGTGGTCAAACTACAAAAAACGATCCCGCTGATGCTATTGTGAATAAAGGGATAGCCGGGGTAGGCGGTAAAATCCTCAACAATGCCACCATTGCTTTTGACTTTAGGGATACCCATTACAGCGCAAAGCGCGAGAAAGGCAATTATTCGCTAACGCGCTGCTCTGACCCTGCCTGTAAGGATACGGTAGATGTGGTTACCAATGAAGGCTTTGAACGCACCATCAACGGTAAACGTATCAATCTCGCAGATTCTACGGCAGAGAAGTACAGCAACTCGGTCAATTCTGTTCATTATTTTTCTGTGCTTCCCTATGGTCTCGATAATGAGGCGGTCAAGAAGGAAATCGCGGATACGGTGCAGATTAGGGGTAAAATTTATTATGAGGTCAAGGTAAGTTTTAAACAAAAAGGAGGCGGAAAAGACTACGAAGATGAATATATGTACTGGATCAACACCCAGGATTTTAAAGTAGATTACCTGGCTTACAATTACCATGTGAACGAGGGTGGAACGCGTTTCCGTGAAGCGTATAATCCCAGGGAAATAAACGGTGTGCGCGTTGTGGATTATAGAAATTATGAGCCGAAGCAACAATTCCCGCCTTTGCAATCGCTTGATTCCCTTTTTGAAAATGGTAAATTGAAACTCCTTTCACGTATTGATCTGGAAAATGTGGAAGTTACAAAGTGTCCCAACTGTTAA
- the smpB gene encoding SsrA-binding protein SmpB, whose translation MKKQTNTVNIKNKKARFEYELLDKYVAGIQLEGTEIKSIREGKASITESFCEFQDDELFVVNMTIQIYSHATFFNHEPKKERKLLLKRRELNSLHKEVKTGGTTIVPLKMFINDRGLAKLQIALAKGKKLHDKRENIKDRDSKRRLSRIKKDFNN comes from the coding sequence ATGAAAAAACAGACCAATACCGTTAATATAAAGAATAAAAAAGCCCGTTTTGAGTATGAATTGCTCGATAAATATGTCGCCGGCATTCAGCTGGAAGGTACCGAGATCAAATCGATACGGGAAGGGAAAGCTTCAATAACCGAAAGTTTTTGCGAGTTTCAGGATGATGAACTTTTTGTAGTCAACATGACCATACAAATCTATTCCCACGCTACTTTTTTTAATCATGAACCTAAAAAAGAGCGTAAATTATTACTGAAGCGCCGCGAACTCAACAGCCTGCACAAAGAGGTGAAAACCGGTGGGACAACCATCGTCCCTCTGAAAATGTTTATCAATGACCGCGGACTTGCAAAACTGCAGATTGCTCTTGCCAAGGGTAAAAAATTGCATGACAAACGCGAGAACATCAAAGATCGCGACAGTAAACGCAGATTGAGCCGTATCAAAAAAGACTTCAATAATTGA
- a CDS encoding DUF5686 and carboxypeptidase regulatory-like domain-containing protein, translating to MLKNILLFFIFVFPILASAQIIGKITNTQGEGLPFVNIYIKDSQRGTTSNAEGNYQLAVEKADSYEIVFQFLGYSTKTVQVAPGKFPYELNITLTEEATSLDEVVVDARINPADRIIQAVIANKSKVLERQNAYTADFYSRGLWKVQNAPKSILGQEIDLGSGLDSTRSGIIYLSETISTISYRAPDDFKEKITASKVSGDDQGFSFNSAQEAEYSFYENTIDLNAALVSPIAEYAFTYYKFKLVGTFYENAKLINKIEVLPKRENDRVFTGFIYVVEDDWQLYGAELTTTGNAIQVPFIETLVFKHNFIYNKEENVWVKRSQTIDFSFKMFGFGGDGRFTAVYENYDFQPDFGKKSFTNEVLAFAEGANKKDSLYWENVRPVPLTSEEQNDYVVKDSLQIVEHSKAYMDSVDAGHNAFKLLDPLLGYTYENSYDRWRFSVGSPLFNLRFNTLQGWNSAVDLNYSSWTENYESSFNANLKANYGLSDERLRFMGGISKRYDRITRRTLWLQGGQEVKQFNAQEPIPSLVNSIATLFWERNYLKAYDRSFTEIGYSEELFNGFQLYASLDYAKRQPLFNTTDYVLIKNDFEYTSNNPLAPGDFKTPALQTHELATFNLSARIHFDQKYMSYPDGKFNVGDSKYPTLDLAVEQGFGGSTGKLNFTRLGTRISQEIALGNKGSLQYSLGGGTFMHGDAISFVDYRHFNGNQTRLNLNVGSITNFNLLPYYDLSTNKSYFEGHLEHDFKGYILGKIPGIRALNLNLLAGAKLLAREVGKPYSELSLGLGNLGFGKFRFLRVDYVRSYFNGGSDGAFVFGLKF from the coding sequence ATGCTGAAAAATATACTGCTCTTTTTTATTTTCGTATTCCCTATTCTGGCAAGCGCCCAAATCATTGGGAAAATAACCAATACACAGGGCGAAGGACTTCCGTTTGTAAATATCTATATCAAAGATTCGCAGCGCGGTACCACCTCAAATGCGGAGGGCAATTACCAACTTGCCGTAGAAAAAGCTGATTCCTATGAAATTGTTTTTCAGTTTTTGGGCTATTCAACAAAAACGGTGCAGGTTGCTCCCGGCAAGTTTCCATACGAACTCAATATCACCCTCACTGAAGAAGCCACTTCCCTTGATGAAGTCGTGGTTGATGCGCGCATAAACCCGGCAGATCGTATCATACAAGCGGTTATCGCAAATAAAAGCAAGGTGCTGGAGAGGCAGAACGCCTATACGGCAGACTTTTATTCCCGCGGTCTGTGGAAGGTACAGAACGCACCAAAAAGTATTCTGGGACAGGAAATCGATCTGGGCAGCGGCCTTGATTCTACCCGCTCTGGCATTATTTACCTCAGCGAGACCATTTCTACCATATCATACCGCGCCCCAGATGATTTTAAGGAAAAAATTACTGCGAGCAAGGTAAGCGGTGATGACCAGGGATTTAGCTTTAACAGCGCACAGGAAGCGGAATATTCTTTTTATGAAAATACCATAGACCTCAACGCCGCTCTGGTTTCGCCTATCGCAGAGTATGCGTTTACCTATTACAAGTTCAAACTTGTGGGTACGTTTTATGAAAATGCCAAGCTCATCAACAAAATTGAAGTCTTGCCAAAAAGGGAAAATGACCGGGTATTTACCGGTTTTATCTATGTGGTGGAAGACGACTGGCAACTTTATGGGGCAGAACTTACCACCACCGGAAACGCGATTCAGGTTCCTTTTATTGAAACCCTGGTTTTCAAGCACAATTTCATCTACAATAAAGAAGAGAACGTATGGGTAAAACGTTCACAAACCATAGATTTTAGCTTTAAAATGTTCGGTTTTGGGGGAGATGGGCGGTTTACCGCGGTATATGAGAACTATGATTTTCAGCCAGATTTTGGCAAAAAAAGCTTTACCAATGAAGTTTTGGCTTTCGCCGAAGGTGCAAACAAAAAAGACAGTCTTTATTGGGAAAACGTACGTCCCGTACCATTAACTTCAGAAGAACAAAACGATTATGTGGTCAAGGACAGCCTGCAGATCGTAGAACATTCCAAAGCGTATATGGATTCTGTAGATGCGGGCCACAACGCTTTTAAACTGCTCGATCCACTGCTGGGCTACACCTATGAAAACTCCTACGATCGCTGGCGTTTTAGCGTGGGCAGTCCGCTATTCAATCTGCGCTTCAACACATTACAAGGATGGAACAGCGCGGTAGATCTCAATTATAGCAGCTGGACAGAAAATTATGAAAGCAGCTTCAACGCAAACCTAAAAGCAAATTATGGGCTTTCTGATGAGCGGTTGCGTTTTATGGGAGGGATTAGCAAGCGCTACGACCGTATTACAAGAAGGACATTATGGCTGCAAGGTGGTCAGGAGGTCAAACAATTTAATGCCCAGGAACCCATTCCCAGCTTAGTGAACAGTATTGCCACGCTTTTCTGGGAGCGTAACTATCTGAAGGCCTATGACCGCAGTTTTACCGAAATAGGCTACAGCGAAGAACTTTTTAATGGTTTTCAGCTCTATGCGAGCTTGGATTATGCAAAACGCCAACCGCTTTTTAATACCACAGATTATGTGCTGATCAAGAACGATTTTGAATATACTTCCAATAATCCACTGGCCCCGGGAGATTTTAAAACCCCGGCGCTACAGACCCATGAATTGGCAACTTTTAACCTATCTGCGCGTATACATTTTGATCAGAAATACATGAGTTATCCTGACGGGAAATTCAATGTGGGCGACTCAAAATACCCTACGCTGGACCTGGCGGTAGAACAAGGTTTTGGCGGTTCTACCGGCAAATTGAACTTCACCCGCCTGGGAACGCGTATTTCTCAGGAAATTGCACTGGGCAATAAAGGTAGCTTGCAGTATAGTCTGGGCGGCGGCACTTTCATGCATGGCGATGCTATCAGTTTTGTTGATTACAGGCACTTTAATGGCAACCAGACCCGCCTCAATCTCAATGTAGGCAGTATTACCAACTTTAACCTCCTGCCCTATTATGACCTCAGTACAAACAAAAGTTATTTTGAAGGCCATTTAGAACATGATTTTAAAGGCTACATCCTTGGCAAAATTCCCGGAATACGGGCGCTCAACCTTAATCTTCTCGCTGGTGCAAAACTCCTTGCCAGGGAAGTGGGAAAACCATACAGCGAACTTTCGTTGGGTCTGGGGAATCTGGGTTTTGGGAAGTTTAGGTTTTTGCGGGTGGATTATGTTCGTTCTTATTTTAATGGAGGCAGTGATGGCGCCTTTGTCTTTGGCCTCAAGTTTTAA
- a CDS encoding T9SS type A sorting domain-containing protein, protein MYTAPRILPFNAHFSAKILHLLLLLGCFSGYAQIVGCTDIQATNYNAEATVNNGGCIYEDTIVTPSSSIDLPGELLETSGLLFWNNQLLTHNDSEDTNLYAVNPENGKITEQFPLDGMVNTDWEEITQDQEFIYIGDFGNNLSGNRKDLKILRVSKKSLLQKKPAIDTINFSYTDQTDFSPKSGNTTDYDCEAFFATSDSLYLITKQWTGQRSKIYTLPKNPGNYKAQFKTEIDVQGLTTGAAFVKEINLLVLSGYGTSLEPFLFLIYDFQAFDFKTGNKRKLRLELPFAQVEGIATQDGRNFYLTNEYFAKPPFVNSPQRLHLFNLNSYLSEYYEREQLKEDLNEKATGLIIYPQPTTGLISIAGLPFASSYRYQISGVNGELLQLGTLEDADESIDLSPFSNGIYFLKLDNQKAALKIVKR, encoded by the coding sequence ATGTATACCGCCCCCAGAATATTACCATTTAACGCCCATTTTTCAGCTAAAATCCTTCATTTATTGCTTCTTTTAGGCTGTTTTTCGGGCTATGCGCAGATCGTTGGCTGTACCGATATCCAAGCGACGAACTACAATGCTGAAGCTACCGTAAACAATGGAGGCTGCATTTATGAAGATACCATTGTAACACCCAGCAGCAGCATAGATCTGCCCGGCGAACTTCTGGAAACCTCCGGACTTCTTTTTTGGAACAATCAACTCCTTACGCACAATGACAGTGAGGATACAAACCTGTATGCGGTGAATCCCGAAAATGGTAAAATTACAGAGCAATTCCCACTGGATGGCATGGTAAATACAGATTGGGAAGAAATTACCCAGGATCAGGAATTTATTTATATAGGCGATTTTGGCAATAACCTAAGCGGAAACAGGAAGGATTTAAAAATACTGCGGGTTTCAAAAAAAAGCCTGCTACAGAAAAAGCCAGCAATTGACACGATCAACTTTAGCTATACTGATCAAACAGACTTTAGTCCGAAATCTGGAAATACAACCGATTATGACTGCGAGGCTTTTTTTGCAACCAGCGATAGCCTTTACCTAATTACAAAACAATGGACAGGTCAACGCAGTAAAATTTATACGCTACCCAAAAATCCCGGCAACTATAAAGCACAATTTAAAACCGAAATTGACGTACAGGGACTTACTACCGGTGCTGCCTTTGTAAAAGAAATAAATTTACTGGTTTTATCAGGTTACGGTACTTCCCTGGAGCCGTTTTTGTTCCTAATCTACGACTTTCAAGCTTTTGATTTTAAAACGGGCAATAAGCGAAAATTAAGGTTGGAACTTCCTTTTGCCCAGGTCGAGGGAATTGCCACTCAGGATGGACGCAACTTTTACCTTACAAACGAATATTTCGCAAAGCCTCCGTTTGTGAATTCGCCGCAGCGCCTGCACCTTTTCAACTTAAATTCCTACCTGTCTGAATATTATGAAAGAGAGCAGCTAAAGGAAGATCTGAATGAAAAAGCCACAGGTTTGATCATTTATCCCCAACCCACCACGGGCTTGATTTCTATAGCGGGTCTTCCATTTGCTTCCTCGTACCGCTATCAAATTTCTGGAGTGAATGGCGAACTTTTACAACTGGGAACCCTCGAGGACGCTGATGAATCCATAGATTTGAGTCCGTTTTCAAACGGTATCTATTTCTTAAAGCTTGATAATCAAAAAGCAGCACTCAAAATTGTTAAACGCTGA
- a CDS encoding DinB family protein translates to MEDLPEYWLRGPVKNIPALLQPAAHALLQSVSEVKKYTAQFPLGLINEKPAGRASVAFHLKHLTGVLDRMLAYAQKEPLSTQQLDYLKKEQIALKNEQISPLIGAFEAKVDEALQYFQTIDPTTLTEERLVGRKHLPSTLLGLLFHAAEHSQRHVGQLLVTVSVLKNQ, encoded by the coding sequence ATGGAAGATTTACCAGAATACTGGTTGCGCGGCCCGGTCAAAAACATTCCCGCGCTTTTGCAGCCCGCTGCACATGCCCTGTTGCAATCGGTTTCAGAAGTAAAAAAATATACGGCGCAGTTTCCCTTGGGTTTGATCAATGAAAAACCTGCGGGAAGGGCTTCGGTCGCTTTTCATTTAAAACACCTTACCGGCGTGCTTGACCGTATGTTGGCGTATGCGCAAAAAGAACCACTTTCTACGCAACAGTTGGACTACTTAAAAAAGGAACAAATAGCCTTAAAAAATGAACAAATAAGTCCATTAATTGGTGCTTTTGAGGCAAAAGTAGACGAAGCACTTCAGTATTTTCAAACCATAGATCCCACAACCCTAACCGAAGAACGTCTTGTAGGTAGAAAGCACTTACCGTCTACGCTGCTAGGCCTGCTCTTTCACGCGGCAGAACATAGCCAGCGGCATGTAGGCCAACTACTGGTGACCGTGAGCGTCCTTAAAAATCAATAA
- a CDS encoding nucleoside deaminase → MNEHSKFMKRAIALADKGMQQGAGGPFGAVIVKDGEIIAEGFNKVTSSHDPTAHAEVTAIREACATLKTFQLDACVLYTSCEPCPMCLGAIYWARFKKVYYGAGQRDAANIGFDDQFIYDEIEKPMSDRKIPFEQLDREDAVVVFKKWDDKTDRIDY, encoded by the coding sequence ATGAACGAACATTCAAAATTCATGAAGCGCGCGATAGCCCTGGCAGATAAGGGCATGCAGCAGGGTGCCGGTGGGCCCTTTGGCGCGGTAATCGTAAAAGACGGTGAAATCATTGCCGAAGGATTCAATAAAGTGACTTCATCTCACGATCCCACCGCACACGCAGAGGTTACCGCGATACGGGAGGCCTGCGCAACCTTAAAAACGTTTCAACTTGATGCTTGTGTGCTGTACACCTCCTGTGAACCTTGTCCCATGTGCCTGGGTGCGATCTACTGGGCACGTTTTAAAAAAGTGTACTACGGCGCGGGGCAACGGGATGCGGCCAATATAGGTTTTGACGATCAATTCATTTATGATGAAATCGAAAAACCCATGAGCGACAGGAAAATTCCGTTTGAACAGCTAGACCGCGAGGATGCCGTTGTCGTATTTAAAAAATGGGACGATAAAACAGACCGCATAGATTATTGA
- a CDS encoding protein-L-isoaspartate(D-aspartate) O-methyltransferase: protein MKDTTRHQGKRRLLAKIVADKGITDESVLDAIRKIPRHWFMDSSFEDHAYQDKAFPIAADQTISQPYTVAFQTELLGFKKGDSILEIGTGSGYQTAVLCELGARVYSIERQQTLFKKTKNFLNKLGYRPKRLSFGDGYLGMPEYAPFDGIIVTAGAPFIPKPLLKQLKVGGRLIIPVGEGGTQIMTKITRKEVRKFEKKEYGDFRFVPLLEDKN from the coding sequence ATGAAAGATACGACCCGCCATCAGGGAAAACGCCGTTTGCTGGCCAAGATCGTAGCCGATAAGGGCATTACAGATGAATCTGTTCTGGATGCCATTAGAAAAATTCCCCGGCACTGGTTCATGGATAGCAGTTTTGAAGATCATGCCTATCAGGACAAGGCATTTCCCATAGCCGCAGACCAGACTATTTCCCAACCGTATACTGTTGCTTTTCAAACGGAACTATTGGGTTTTAAAAAAGGGGATTCCATTTTAGAGATAGGGACGGGAAGTGGTTACCAGACCGCGGTGCTCTGCGAGCTGGGGGCACGGGTTTATTCCATAGAACGGCAGCAGACGCTGTTTAAAAAAACAAAGAATTTTTTGAATAAACTGGGCTACAGGCCTAAAAGGCTGAGTTTTGGCGACGGGTATCTGGGAATGCCAGAGTACGCCCCTTTTGACGGAATAATCGTTACCGCCGGTGCCCCTTTTATACCCAAACCACTTCTGAAACAATTAAAAGTAGGAGGCAGACTGATCATTCCCGTAGGGGAGGGCGGAACGCAGATCATGACAAAAATCACCCGAAAAGAAGTCCGGAAATTTGAGAAAAAGGAATATGGAGATTTCCGATTTGTACCGCTGCTCGAAGACAAGAATTAA
- a CDS encoding Gfo/Idh/MocA family protein, whose amino-acid sequence MIKAGVLGAGHLGKIHLKLLNQSKNYELVGFYDEAPGATEAIIKEFGFTPFQSLDALIEACDMVVVVTPTSRHYDCAEAVIKAGKHVFIEKPIAETVEEANLLIKLAAKHNVMGQVGHVERFNPSFLAVHDIIDNPMFIEAHRLAEFNPRGTDVPVVLDLMIHDIDAILSVVKSKVKHVSASGVSVISDTPDIANARIEFENGCVANLTASRISMKKMRKARFFQRDAYISVDYLEKKCEVVRMKDAPKNPDEFAMILQNAEGLKKQIYFDNPEVSENNAILDELDAFANAINNNTSPVVSLEQGKEALRVAMMVIEDL is encoded by the coding sequence ATGATCAAAGCTGGCGTCTTGGGTGCAGGCCACCTCGGTAAAATACATTTAAAACTCCTTAATCAATCTAAAAACTACGAGTTAGTGGGCTTTTATGATGAGGCCCCGGGTGCTACGGAAGCTATTATTAAAGAATTTGGCTTTACGCCCTTTCAAAGTTTAGATGCACTTATAGAGGCCTGTGATATGGTTGTTGTGGTCACGCCCACAAGCAGGCACTATGACTGTGCAGAAGCCGTGATCAAAGCAGGCAAACATGTATTTATTGAAAAACCCATTGCCGAAACCGTGGAAGAGGCGAACCTTTTGATCAAATTGGCCGCGAAGCACAATGTTATGGGTCAGGTGGGGCATGTAGAGCGCTTTAACCCTTCTTTTCTTGCCGTGCACGATATTATTGACAATCCCATGTTCATAGAGGCGCACCGCCTGGCAGAATTCAATCCCCGCGGTACAGACGTTCCCGTGGTTCTGGATCTCATGATACACGATATAGACGCCATACTGAGTGTGGTAAAAAGTAAAGTCAAGCACGTTTCCGCATCAGGGGTTTCGGTGATCAGTGATACGCCAGATATCGCAAATGCCCGTATTGAATTTGAAAATGGCTGTGTGGCGAATTTAACCGCCAGTAGAATATCGATGAAAAAAATGCGAAAAGCACGGTTTTTTCAACGTGACGCGTATATTTCGGTTGATTATCTGGAGAAAAAATGTGAAGTCGTACGCATGAAGGATGCGCCGAAAAATCCGGATGAGTTTGCCATGATCCTTCAAAATGCAGAAGGACTTAAAAAACAGATTTATTTTGATAACCCAGAGGTCTCAGAGAACAACGCGATCCTTGATGAGTTGGACGCTTTTGCAAACGCCATCAACAACAATACGTCACCTGTGGTAAGTTTAGAGCAAGGCAAAGAAGCTTTGCGTGTCGCCATGATGGTTATTGAAGATCTTTAG
- a CDS encoding 3-hydroxyacyl-CoA dehydrogenase family protein yields the protein MKNIAVIGAGTMGNGIAHTFAQSDFTVHLVDINEDSLEKGVATISKNLDRQLSKERITEAKKKETLQRIIPSTDMQNAVSEADLVIEAASENLQIKTEIFKKLDEYCPANAILATNTSSISITQLAAQTKRPEQIIGMHFMNPVPIMKLVEVIRGYTTSEPVTNTIMALSEQLGKTPVEVNDYPGFVANRILMPMINEAIETLYNGVAGVMEIDTVMRLGMAHPMGPLQLADFIGLDVCLAIMEVLYEGFKNPKYAPCPLLVNMVRAGKMGIKSKEGFYDYSENRKAEVPAAQFA from the coding sequence ATGAAAAATATAGCAGTAATAGGAGCAGGTACAATGGGCAATGGTATTGCACATACTTTTGCCCAAAGTGATTTTACGGTTCATCTTGTTGACATCAACGAAGATTCGCTTGAAAAAGGAGTGGCAACCATCTCTAAAAACCTTGACAGGCAACTGAGTAAAGAACGTATCACCGAAGCTAAAAAAAAAGAAACCCTGCAACGTATAATTCCGTCAACGGATATGCAAAATGCGGTTTCCGAAGCAGATTTGGTTATCGAAGCTGCCAGCGAAAACCTGCAAATAAAGACCGAAATCTTTAAAAAACTGGATGAATATTGTCCGGCAAACGCGATTTTGGCAACCAATACTTCATCGATCTCCATAACCCAACTGGCCGCGCAGACGAAGCGGCCAGAACAGATCATCGGTATGCACTTTATGAACCCCGTGCCTATCATGAAACTGGTAGAAGTAATTCGAGGCTATACCACAAGTGAGCCGGTAACGAATACGATCATGGCCCTGAGTGAGCAACTGGGCAAAACCCCGGTAGAAGTCAACGATTATCCCGGTTTTGTGGCAAATCGAATCCTTATGCCCATGATCAACGAAGCCATAGAAACCTTGTACAATGGCGTGGCTGGTGTCATGGAAATAGATACGGTGATGAGGCTGGGCATGGCGCATCCTATGGGACCTTTACAACTTGCAGATTTTATAGGACTTGATGTTTGCCTGGCGATTATGGAAGTTCTTTACGAAGGTTTTAAAAACCCTAAATACGCCCCTTGCCCCCTACTTGTAAATATGGTGCGCGCCGGTAAAATGGGCATTAAATCAAAAGAAGGATTTTATGATTACAGTGAAAACAGAAAAGCCGAAGTACCTGCAGCCCAATTTGCATAA
- a CDS encoding DUF1015 domain-containing protein — MHIKPFKAIRPTRDKVSLIAARSYETYTKAEREARLDNNPYSFLHILNPGYKYHKEITGTARFELVRNRYQEFKEDGIFIEEEAPAYYIYKIVDRDEQEFVGLVAAASVADYANNVIKKHEDTIALREELFKNYLKIAGFNAEAVLLTHPDNNDLQNIYEQVMSARAEYEFTTTYRDTHYLWPVHDPTLLSKITLLFRNIDPVYIADGHHRSSSSYLLAEELKKENHQHTGSESYNFFMSYLLPESQLRIDGFTRMVMDLNGLDSEGFLIALDHYYKIENRNAEYYEPTKPHHFCMYLDGRFYSLKLRKGHRNFENALEALDAQILYTTILKPLLNIKDLRSDTRISYGKGNNDMIRVKEQVDSGTYAVGFSMPPATITQIKDIADADLKMPPKSTYIRPKLRSGVTIYEF, encoded by the coding sequence TTGCACATAAAACCTTTTAAAGCCATTAGACCTACCCGCGATAAAGTAAGCCTTATCGCAGCGCGTTCCTATGAGACGTATACTAAAGCAGAACGGGAGGCACGTCTTGATAACAATCCTTATTCTTTTCTACATATTTTGAACCCGGGCTATAAATATCACAAGGAAATAACGGGCACCGCCCGCTTTGAACTGGTGCGCAACCGCTATCAGGAATTTAAGGAAGACGGTATTTTTATTGAAGAGGAAGCGCCGGCGTATTACATCTATAAAATCGTTGATAGGGATGAACAGGAGTTTGTGGGCCTGGTGGCGGCAGCAAGTGTGGCGGATTATGCCAATAACGTGATCAAAAAACACGAGGATACCATTGCGCTGAGGGAAGAACTTTTTAAAAACTATCTCAAAATCGCTGGTTTTAATGCCGAAGCCGTGCTACTTACCCATCCTGACAACAACGATTTACAGAACATCTATGAGCAGGTCATGTCTGCCAGGGCAGAATACGAGTTTACCACGACCTACCGGGATACGCACTATTTGTGGCCGGTACACGATCCTACGCTGCTTTCTAAAATCACGCTTTTGTTCCGCAATATTGATCCCGTATATATTGCAGATGGTCACCATAGGTCCAGTTCGTCATATCTGTTGGCCGAAGAATTAAAAAAAGAGAACCATCAGCATACGGGCAGTGAATCCTATAACTTTTTTATGAGCTATCTGCTTCCGGAATCACAGCTGCGCATAGATGGTTTTACGCGCATGGTAATGGATTTAAACGGACTGGACAGTGAGGGTTTTCTTATTGCACTAGACCACTATTACAAAATCGAAAACCGCAATGCCGAATATTATGAACCTACGAAGCCGCACCATTTCTGCATGTATCTGGATGGCAGGTTTTATTCCTTAAAACTTAGGAAGGGGCACCGTAATTTTGAGAATGCGCTGGAGGCGCTGGATGCTCAGATTTTGTACACGACCATTTTAAAGCCGCTCTTGAATATCAAGGATTTGAGATCTGACACGCGCATCTCCTATGGCAAGGGCAACAATGATATGATACGCGTAAAAGAACAAGTGGATTCTGGCACGTATGCCGTAGGTTTTAGCATGCCTCCAGCAACAATAACGCAGATCAAGGACATCGCCGATGCAGATTTGAAAATGCCGCCAAAATCGACGTATATTAGGCCGAAATTACGCAGTGGGGTAACGATTTACGAGTTTTAA